In Pyricularia oryzae 70-15 chromosome 2, whole genome shotgun sequence, one genomic interval encodes:
- a CDS encoding V-type proton ATPase catalytic subunit A has translation MPPKASQNGEKLEGEYGKIYSISGPVIVAEDMIGVAMYELVRVGHDQLVGEVIRISGDRATIQVYEETAGVQVGDPVLRTGKPLSVELGPGLLNNIYDGIQRPLEKISEMSQSIYIPRGVAAPALDRKKKWDFTPTMKVGDHISGGDVWGTVYENSFIKVHKILFPPRARGTITKIADKGSFTVVDEILEVEFDGKKTKYGMMQSWPVRVPRPTTEKLSADSPFLVGQRVLDALFPSVLGGTVAIPGAFGCGKTVISQSVSKFSNSDVIVYVGCGERGNEMAEVLKDFPELEIEVEGRKEPIMKRTTLIANTSNMPVAAREASIYTGITVAEYFRDQGMNVAMMADSSSRWAEALREISGRLGEMPADQGFPAYLSAKLASFYERAGKVNALGSPERGGSVSIVGAVSPPGGDFSDPVTTSTLSIVQVFWGLDKKLAQRKHFPSINTSLSYSKYTMILEKWYEKEHPDFPRLRDQVRQLLSDSEELDQVVQLVGKSALSDPDKITLDMATLLKEDFLQQNGYSDYDQFCPIWKTEWMMRLMMGFHDEAQKAIAQGQSWSKVREATQDLQAKLKSLKFEVPTDGEEVICKKYEAIRNEMLEKFASVMDE, from the exons ATGCCTCCG AAAGCTTCGCAGAATGGCGAGAAGCTGGAAGGCGAATATG GCAAGATTTACTCGATATCAGG GCCCGTGATTGTCGCCGAAGACATGATCGGTGTGGCCATGTACGAGCTTGTTAGGGTCGGTCACGATCAGCTCGTTGGTGAGGTCATTCGCATCAGCGGCGACCGTGCCACTATTCAGGTATACGAAGAAACGGCCGGCGTGCAGGTCGGCGACCCCGTGCTCCGGACCGGAAAGCCTCTCTCAGTCGAGCTTGGCCCTGGTCTCCTCAACAACATCTACGATGGTATCCAGCGTCCGCTCGAGAAGATCTCTGAGATGTCCCAGAGCATCTACATCCCCCGTGGTGTCGCAGCGCCCGCCCTCGACCGTAAGAAGAAGTGGGACTTCACCCCTACCATGAAGGTCGGTGACCACATTTCTGGCGGAGACGTCTGGGGTACCGTCTACGAGAACTCTTTCATCAAGGTGCACAAGATCCTGTTCCCGCCCAGGGCACGTGGAACCATCACCAAGATCGCCGACAAGGGCAGCTTCACCGTTGTGGACGAGATCCTCGAGGTCGAGTTCGACGGCAAGAAGACAAAGTACGGCATGATGCAGTCGTGGCCCGTTCGTGTGCCGCGTCCCACGACCGAGAAGCTCTCGGCCGATAGCCCTTTCCTTGTCGGCCAGCGGGTGCTGGACGCCCTCTTCCCCAGTGTTTTGGGCGGCACCGTCGCCATTCCGGGAGCTTTCGGCTGTGGCAAGACTGTCATTTCCCAGTCCGTGTCCAAGTTCTCAAACAGTGATGTTATTGTCTATGTCGGATGCG GCGAGCGAGGCAATGAGATGGCTGAAGTTTTGAAGGATTTCCCCGAGCTTGAGATTGAGGTCGAGGGCCGCAAAGAGCCGATCATGAAGCGTACCACCCTTATCGCCAACACATCGAACATGCCCGTGGCCGCGCGTGAGGCCTCAATTTACACGGGAATTACAGTAGCCGAGTACTTCCGTGACCAGGGCATGAACGTTGCCATGATGGCGGACTCTTCATCCCGTTGGGCTGAGGCTCTCCGTGAGATCTCGGGTCGTCTTGGTGAGATGCCTGCTGATCAGGGTTTCCCTGCTTACCTGTCTGCCAAGCTTGCTTCCTTCTACGAGCGTGCTGGAAAGGTCAACGCCTTGGGCTCACCTGAGCGCGGTGGAAGTGTCAGCATTGTCGGTGCCGTCAGCCCGCCCGGTGGTGATTTCTCGGATCCTGTGACTACATCGACCCTGTCCATTGTCCAGGTCTTCTGGGGTCTCGACAAGAAACTGGCACAGCGCAAGCACTTCCCGTCCATCAACACTTCCCTTTCGTACAGCAAGTACACGATGATATTGGAGAAGTGGTACGAGAAGGAGCACCCCGACTTCCCACGTCTGCGTGACCAGGTCAGGCAGCTGCTGTCAGACTCGGAGGAGCTGGACCAGGTCGTGCAGCTTGTCGGCAAGTCGGCGCTTTCGGACCCCGACAAGATCACACTTGACATGGCCACGCTGCTCAAGGAGGACTTTTTGCAGCAGAACGGCTACAGTGACTACGACCAGTTCTGTCCCATCTGGAAGACAGAGTGGATGATGCGCCTGATGATGGGTTTCCACGACGAGGCGCAGAAGGCGATTGCACAAGGCCAAAGCTGGAGCAAGGTGCGCGAGGCTACCCAGGACCTGCAGGCCAAGCTCAAGAGCCTCAAGTTCGAGGTACCGACCGACGGCGAAGAGGTTATTTGCAAGAAG TATGAGGCCATCCGCAACGAAATGCTGGAAAAGTTTGCATCTGTCATGGACGAGTAA